From the Oscarella lobularis chromosome 13, ooOscLobu1.1, whole genome shotgun sequence genome, one window contains:
- the LOC136194474 gene encoding GTP-binding protein A-like, whose product MQSGVTMSSNITQMLLEEKVAYLHYRLHLRDNKPLHKKFRKVGFFTDTEWKSFGSPEEEEEYLTALLSCVALKGEEGFAKFCVHLASIDEHLDLAWELLQEVGLPTDQLPKQKGSLWANAWSNFKKLRDYFQGVTSLNLVVCGKSGIGKSTLINALVGSKICKTGHSVKGVTRDVDEAATFDLNGVKVTVWDTPGLEEGSVSEQEERKKQLQKKITQVDLFLLCRQATDIRVQEADKRVLRTVTGIFGPNVWKKSVIVMTMGNMLMSVPEFEDAEDDDDRLELLETQRDETLEEYKSFLLNSLHVPAEVCEAIPAVVAGHPKKKFLVGKNWVKRFWIACYKRADPKQSMAALLKVNRNRLVYTSGDSQPGEGDAERSEASEASTGSEESRSDAVSGRIVLTKSETDEILVPVINSAGADIKAGAMLGDLLVNAAPGIASVLGKAVEAAAGAFYNGAKRFCGWLFG is encoded by the exons ATGCAGAGCGGAGTCACCATGTCGTCAAACATAACGCAGATGCTTCTGGAGGAGAAAGTGGCGTACCTCCACTACCGGCTCCATCTCCGCGACAACAAACCTCTTCACAAAAAGTTTCGCAAAGTCGGCTTTTTTACGGACACAGAATGGAAATCGTTTGGTTCTcccgaagaggaagaggagtaCCTGACAGCACTGCTAAGCTGCGTTGCACTGAAAGGAGAGGAGGGCTTCGCGAAATTTTGCGTGCACTTGGCATCTATAGATGAACACTTGGACTTGGCTTGGGAACTTTTACAAGAAGTCGGCCTTCCAACCGACCAGTTACCTAAACAAAAAG gaTCTTTGTGGGCCAATGCCTGGAGCAATTTCAAGAAACTTCGAGATTATTTTCAGGGTGTCACAAGCCTTAATCTAGTTGTCTGTGGCAAGTCAGGCATTGGCAAATCGACCCTCATCAACGCCCTTGTTGGCAGTAAAATATGCAAAACAGGCCACTCTGTCAAGGGTGTTACTCGAGACGTTGACGAAGCGGCAACATTTGACCTCAACGGAGTTAAAGTGACGGTCTGGGACACACCTGGACTGGAAGAGGGATCGGTTTCTGagcaagaagagagaaagaagcaactgcaaaagaaaattacaCAAGTAgacctttttctcttatgTCGTCAGGCTACCGATATTCGTGTCCAAGAAGCCGACAAACGAGTGCTGAGAACCGTCACAGGCATTTTCGGACCCAACGTATGGAAGAAATCTGTCATTGTTATGACAATGGGCAACATGCTCATGTCTGTGCCTGAATTTGAAGAtgcagaagacgacgacgaccggcTAGAACTGCTTGAAACCCAGCGTGATGAAACCCTGGAAGAATACaaatcttttcttctcaattCACTGCACGTTCCTGCCGAAGTCTGCGAAGCAATTCCCGCTGTCGTTGCAGGCCATCCCAAGAAGAAGTTCTTGGTGGGGAAAAATTGGGTGAAAAGATTCTGGATTGCTTGCTATAAGAGAGCAGACCCAAAACAAAGCATGGCCGCTCTCCTAAAGGTTAACAGAAATCGTTTAGTGTACACCAGTGGAGATTCCCAG CCTGGCGAAGGAGACGCTGAAAGGTCCGAAGCATCTGAAGCATCAACAg GTTCAGAGGAGTCAAGGTCAGACGCAGTCAGTGGCAGGATTGTGCTGACGAAGTCTGAAACAGATGAAATTCTCGTGCCAGTCATCAACAGCGCCGGGGCTGACATCAAGGCAGGTGCAATGCTCGGAGATCTGCTGGTCAATGCTGCGCCCGGGATTGCATCCGTTCTCGGAAAAGCTGTGGAAGCTGCCGCAGGAGCCTTTTACAACGGTGCAAAAAGGTTTTGCGGCTGGCTGTTTGGCTGA
- the LOC136194888 gene encoding uncharacterized protein, protein MGDPKWDEKLKPVLAKAVTLASNLLGPDSTFLEKLVETKCLTTNQTASINRSWNKDGKTHAAKELFQTLWRRPTPYFDVFCTVLAKVDQGEDLRCLLLPERTSEAVAATSRERRQEETPTPFDDHLDKEVTDKERIEAAIRIQSCWQRIGRILGPKPFKVYELAAFEQKKEYRDQAQAMLDAWANAHYKKATRRCLIKAMEQEGLAKAAAEVFSNSKAKEEEEGATVAFEPRVEILEDLGPVKRRKEPRSSSLAEKTIPKPATDEKADSGTSFLPKRTFEWCLLVFIVVAAGGAFLYAGLLPGSGETSSFASKNSAPSKDAKSDLTGATVSMKELEEAIINIGQLKWEDIAQKLDWSFHKIQVHKRDNRDWTSKENLQYVLFEYKQNNEDSESSRQRLIDACTDVKIGGALRDELKRQGVMF, encoded by the exons ATGGGAGACCCGAAGTGGGACGAGAAGTTGAAGCCAGTGCTAGCGAAAGCCGTCACTCTCGCTTCCAACCTCTTGGGCCCCGATTCGACATTTCTGGAAAAGCTCGTAGAAACGAAATGCCTCACAACCAACCAAACGGCTAGTATCAACAGGAGCTGGAACAAAGACGGAAAAACTCATGCGGCTAAAGAGCTTTTCCAAACCCTTTGGAGGCGCCCCACTCCGtacttcgacgtcttttgcaCCGTTTTGGCTAAGGTAGACCAAGGCGAAGACCTCCGATGTCTCCTTCTGCCAG AACGCACTTCAGAAGCCGTAGCCGCGACGTCAAGGGAGCGTCGTCAAGAGGAGACTCCGACTCCGTTCGATGACCATCTGGATAAAGAAGTCACCGACAAGGAAAGAATAGAAGCAGCGATACGGATTCAATCTTGTTGGCAACGCATTGGAAGAATTTTGGGTCCGAAACCGTTCAAAGTTTACGAGCTTGCTGCGTTTGAGCAGAAGAAAGAATATCGCGATCAAGCTCAGGCGATGCTCGACGCTTGGGCGAACGCCCATTACAAAAAAGCCACTCGAAGGTGTCTTATTAAAGCAATGGAGCAGGAAGGCCTTGCGAAGGCTGCTGCTGAAGTTTTTTCCAATTCAA AAgcaaaagaggaggaggaaggagCGACAGTGGCGTTTGAGCCAAGGG TGGAAATTCTTGAAGATTTGGGTCCCGTCAAGAGGAGAAAGGAGCCTCGCTCAAGTTCTTTGGCGGAGAAGACTATTCCTAAACCAG CTACTGACGAGAAGGCTGACAGCG GTACTTCGTTTTTACCTAAGCGCACCTTCGAATGGTGCCTGCTTGTTTTTATTGTTGTTGCTGCGGGAGGCGCTTTTTTATATGCTGGCCTTCTTCCCG GCAGTGGAGAGACATCGTCgtttgcttcaaaaaattcagCACCATCTAAAG ATGCTAAATCAGACTTGACAGGTGCCACGGTCTCAATGAAGGAATTGGAGGAAGCCATAATTAACATTGGACAACTAAAATGGGAAGACATTGCGCAGAAACTCGACTGGAGTTTCCACAAAATACAAGTTCATAAAAGGGATAATCGAGATTGGACTAGCAAGGAGAATCTTCAGTATGTACTATTTGAGTATAAGCAGAACAATGAAGACAGCGAATCATCCCGTCAGCGGCTGATTGACGCATGCACTGACGTTAAAATTGGGGGCGCCCTTAGAGATGAGCTGAAACGTCAGGGAGTGATGTTTTAG